TCGACGCCGCCTACCCGCTCTTCAAGGCCGCTCCTACGGCGCCTGGCCCGAGCGAGAACTCCTGGACCTCCTTCTACAACAAGCAGCTGGGCAAGGGTGCCACCACGTGGGCCGGCTGGTGCGCCGCCAATGGAAGGGCCTGATCAAGGCTGAAAGGACCTGCGGCTTCTCCGCCGCAGGTCTTTCGCCTGGTGTGTCACGGTCCGATGGGGTCAGAGCAGCCGCCTGATCTCGCCGTACGCCCGGTAGAAGCCGCCCCGCCCGGCGGAGCGCACGCCGTCGACCAGGTAGCGGGCACCCGCCTCCCGGACGGTCTTGGGGAACTGCACGTTCCATGACTCGTAGCCCGGGCTGACCACGCGGACCCGCAGCCGCTCGCCCTCCTTGACGCACTCCACCACCACGCCGTCGCCCGCGCCGTCGGTCTCCAGCACCCTCTCCAGCACCCTCTCCAGCACGGTCTCCAGCGCGGTGGACGGCTCGACCACCTCCAGCGACGCGGCCGCCTTGACGTCCACCGGCTGCGGCACGCTGCCCGCGCGGGCCGCGGCGATGGCCACCTCGCCGGCGTCGATGCAGGCGAGGGAGCCGTCCGTGGTGACGATGTAGAGGCGGTCGTCCAGGAACTGCATGGAGAACGCCGACCCGCAGCCTGTGGCGAGCTTCCACAGCACACCCGCGTCGAGCCCTTGGGCGAGATCGGGCGAGCGGTCGGGGCACACGGTGGCCACGAAGGACAGCCGCGCGCTCTTCAGGATCATGCGCATGTCGTCGTCGACTGTCTTCATCAGCTCTCCTTCGGTGGGGCCAGGCTTCGGCCTTGAGGGAGGAGGTCAAGGT
This window of the Nonomuraea africana genome carries:
- a CDS encoding PQQ-binding-like beta-propeller repeat protein, whose amino-acid sequence is MKTVDDDMRMILKSARLSFVATVCPDRSPDLAQGLDAGVLWKLATGCGSAFSMQFLDDRLYIVTTDGSLACIDAGEVAIAAARAGSVPQPVDVKAAASLEVVEPSTALETVLERVLERVLETDGAGDGVVVECVKEGERLRVRVVSPGYESWNVQFPKTVREAGARYLVDGVRSAGRGGFYRAYGEIRRLL